The genome window GGTGGAGTTTGGCACACGCTGAGCCTGCACCGGCGTCGAACCCGTGCACGGTTCCGGACGTGCCAGCATTAACGGCATGAAACAAACGCTGGCCGTATCGCTGGTGGACAGCCTGCGCCGCCGCATCATCGACGGCACAATCCCCTCCGGAGAGAAGCTGCCGAGCGAGAGCGCGCTGATCGCCGAGTTCGGCGTGAGCCGCACCGTTGTCCGCGAGGCGATCTCCCGGCTGCAGGCCGAAGGGCTGGTGCACACTCGGCGGGGGAGCGGCAGCTTCGCCCTGACACCGCCGGCATCTGAAGAGGAGTCCGGGGGCGGCGGAATGCGCCGCCCCCGGACCCTCACCGAGCGTCGGTCGCTCCTGGCATTCCGCGCGGGCGTCGAGAGCGAGGCGGCGGCGCTGGCCGCATCCCTCCGCAGGCCGGAGCATCTGGAGGCGCTCGACGCCGCCCTGGCCGCGTTCCGCGCTGCCGGCAACCACGCGGCCACGGCTGTGTCCTGCGACTTCGCTTTTCACCGCGCTGTTGCCGAGGCCAGCGGCAACTTCTACTTCGTCGACGCTCTTGAGGCGCTGGGTCCCGCGATGATCGCCATGCCTCCCCAGCGGCTGGATCCTGCAGACGACGGCGGACAGTCGGCCAGGCTGCAGCGCGTCGCCGCCGAGCACGCGGCCGTGCGCAGCGCCATCGCCGCAGGTGACCCGCTCACCGCCGCTGCAGCCATGCGGCTGCACCTCGCTAACTCCCGGGAGCGACTGGACGTGGAGTCCGGAGCGTCCTGACCGCGGGCAGACAGGCAGCCCGACAGCGCTGAGACCCTTCCGGATAGCAGAAAGGCCCGGTGATAGCGGAATACCGCTATCGCCGGGCCATCTTGCTAACAGGCGCCTCAGTGGTTCTCGGACGGCTTCACCGCGAGTACCGGACGGTCGGCCTGAAGGAGGATCCGCTGTGCGTGCGAGCCCATGATGAACTTCCCAACCTGGGAGCGCTGGCGCAGTCCGATGACGATCAGGGAGACATCGTGCTCGCTCGCCAATTCCAGGATCTCGTCGGCAAGGTCGTCGCGGTGTGACGGCCGCAGGACGCGCGCTGAGACACCGGCACTGTCTGCCGCATCCTTCAGGCGCTGCAGGTCCTCGTCGCTCGCAACCGACTTGTCGACGCGCGAGCCTTCGCGGACCGAGTTCACGATCAGGAGTTCCTGGTCGCGAAGCTTGGCTTCGGAGATCGCCGAGGCGACCGCGGCCTCGCCGACCGGGGTGGGTACGTAGCCAACCATGATGCTCATGTTTATCTCCTAGGAATCTGCGGTAACGCGGGCTGTGGCGCGGTGCTTGCGCTTGTTCAGAGCGGACTGGACCATCGGGCTGAGTGCCACGAAGACGAAGATGACCAGAAGCACCGCGGTGATCGGTCGGGTGGCGAAGCCGGTGACGTCACCATCGAGGATCAGCAGCGAACGGCGGAGGTTGGACTCGAGCAGTTCGCCCAGCACGAAGGCCAGCACGAGTGGGCCGGGTTCGAAGCCGAACTTCTTCATGAGGTAACCCAGCGCGCCGAAGAGGACCACGAGCAGGACGTCGAACATCGAGTTGCGGATGGTGTAGGCGCCGAGAATGGTGATCAGCGCGGTGATCGGGGCCAGGATGGCGCCGCGCACCCGCAGGATACGGACGAAGAGGCCAACCAGAGGGATGGACATGATCAGCAGCAGGATGTTGCCGATGTACATCGAGTTGACGACGCCCCAGAACAGTTCCGGGTCCTCGGATACCAGCTGGGGACCGGGGGTGACGCCCTGGATCAGGAGGGCACCGAAGATGATGGCCATCGTGGCGTTCGCGGGGATGCCGAGGGTCAGCAGCGGGATGAAGGAGCTGGTTGCCGCGGCATTGTTGGCGGTTTCCGGACCGGCGACGCCTTCGACGGCGCCCTTGCCGAACCGCTCGGGGTTCTTGGAGCGCTTCTTTTCGACGGCGTAGGCAGCCATCGAGGAGATCGTCGCGCCGCCACCGGGAAGGATGCCCAGGAAGAAGCCGAGCACGGAGCCGCGGCCGATTGCGCCCGAGGACTTGCGGAGGTCCGCGCGGGAGGGCCAGACGTTGGCGACCTTGGCGGGAGCGCTGGCGGCACGGTGCCGTTCCTCCAGGTTGTAGAGGATCTCACCAACTCCGAAGAGGCCCATGGCGATCGGAACGAAGTCCAGGCCGTCAGCAAGGTTGAGGTTGCCGAAGGTGTAGCGCTCGGCGCCGGTGATGAAGTCCCGGCCCACGGTGGCCAGCAGCAGGCCGACCGCTGCGGCGATCAGGGCCTTGATCTTGCTGCCGCCGCTGATGGTGGCGACCAGGAGGATGCCGAGCAGCGCCAGTGCGGTGTATTCGGGCGGGCCGAAGTCCAGGGCGAAGCTGGCCACGAGTGGAGCGAGCAGGGTCAGGCCGATGATGGCGACCGTGCCGCCGATGAATGAACCGATGGCTGCGATGCCGAGCGCGGTTCCCGCCTTGCCCTGGCGGGCGAGGACGTAGCCATCGAAGACCGTGACGACCGAGCTTGCCTCGCCGGGCAGCCGCAGTAGGACGGACGTGATGGTGCCGCCGTACTGCGCGCCGTAGAAAATGCCGGCGAGCATGATGATTGCGGTGACCGGCTCGATGCCGTAGGTCAGGGGCAGGAGGATGGCGATGGTCGCCGCCGGGCCGAGGCCCGGGAGTACGCCGATGAGCATGCCGATGACGACGCCCAGCAGGCAGTACAACAGGTTTTGGGGGTCAAGAACGACGCCGAAGCCGTTAATGACCGGGTTCAGGAATTCCATGGCAGGTCCTTAGGTCTTCGGGTCTTTAGAGCAGGTGGGGGATGTTGGTCCCCAGACCCAGGATGAAGATTGCGTAGAAGGCAGCGACGATCAGCACTGAATACAGCGTCGCGGCGCGCCACGTCTCACCACCGAGGAACTTCATCCAGATGAAGCACAGCAGCAGGGCGGGGACCTCGAAGCCTATTACCGGCATCAGCCACACCAGACCCAGCAGGCTTAGGAAGCCGAACAGGGCCATCCGCGACAGGGGAGAGAACTTCTCCCCGTCCAGGCCCCCGCGCCGGCCGACAACCAGCTGCGCGAGGGCAAGGACGGTGATGATGAGGCAGATGATGAACGGCCAGGTCCCGGAGCCCGGCTGTGCCGGGCTCCCGAGGCCGAGTCCAACAGCTAGAACCATGCCTCCAACGCCCACGGCAACGGCAACCAACGACGCGGCGAGGTTGGCGATCGGGCCGGACGGCGGCGGTGATTCCGCTGCCCATTCGGCAGCGAGTTCCTCGGGAGTGAGGATCGGCGCCGGGCCTTCGAAGTCGGTGTACTGGCGGTTGTCTTCAGTACCCCCGATCCGGTGGGATCCACCGGTTCGGTCCGCGGTGTTTGCGTCTACCGCTTCGGTTACTTCGGTGACCTCGTCGGTCATCCTGTTTTCCGCGTCGTTGGTGCGCTTGGGCTCCATGGCAATGCTCATTTCAGCTGATGGTTCGGCTGGGACCAGGGCGAGGGACTACTCGGTGAGCGAGATGTCGTATTCCTCGATCAGAGCCTTGTACTGCTCTGCCAGGGCGTTCCATTCCTCGACTACTTCTTCGCCGGAGACTTCCCACGGAGCGAGGATGTTGGACTCGTTGAACTCCTTGTAGGCGTCGGTGGCCTGGGTGGCTTCGACGGACTCGACGAGGCGTGCCTTCACGTCTTCAGGCAGGCCCTTGGGAGCTGCGAGTGCACGGTACTGGGAAACAGGAACGTCGAAGCCCTCTTCGACTGCGGTGGGTACGTCCTGGAGGAACTCGCTGCGCTCTTCTGCGAAGGTGACGATCGGCGTTACGGTGCCTGCCTCGATCTGCGGAAGGGCTTCACCGAGCTGGATCGTGGCTACGTCCACCTGGTCGCCCATGACGGCGGTCAGGGCGGGGGAGCCGGAGTCGAAGGGAACGGCGGTGCCTTCAATCTCGGCCTGGGCGAACAGGACTGCCTGCGCCAGCTGGGAACCGGTGCCGACACCGGTGGTGCCGAAGTTGAGGTCGCCGCTTGCAGCCTTGACATCCTCGAGGTTCTCGATGCCGGATTCCTTGCTGGCAACCAGGACGTAATCGTCCTGCGACAGGCCGGCGATGACGTCGAGATCGTCAAGGCTGACCGCCTCGCCCTCAGGAACGGTGAGGGAGGTGATGGTGATCAGGGTGGCGTTGAGGAGAACGAGGTTTTCCCCGTTGGGCTCCATTGCCGCTACTTCCTTGGTGGCGAGTGCTCCGTTGGCGCCGGCCTTGTTGACCACGGGTACTGCGACGCCGAGGTCTTCAGCCATGCCTTCGGCTACCTGGCGGGCGATGCGGTCGGTCGAACCGCCGGCATCCTGTCCTACGGTGATGGTGACGGGGCCGCTGGGGAATTCAGCTTCGGCGGCGTCGCCGCCCCCACCGACGTTTCCTCCACAGGCGGACAGCGCCAGTACGCCGGCAGCTGCGGTGGTCGCCAGCATGGTGCGGCGGGTGAATGATTCTTTCACGACTTGGTTACTCCTCGGTAAGGAACGGCGTTGTTCTACTTCTCGGACCGCTTGATGTGATGGCACTCACGATGGCCCGATGAAAACTCTACGAAGAGGTAATGATGCGTGTCCAAGCCCACATATGCATGGAGTGATGCACTCGCAGTATCACGATGCGGTCTCTGGCGGAAGAGCCTAAAAGGAGTGGGAAGGCCCTGCGTCGGCTAGGCCGGACCCTTCCTCGAGAATGATGTCCAGCAGCCGTATGACTGCCGGGTTGGTTGTTGATTCGCTCCATGCAACGTCCAGGTCGGCGCGATTGAGGTCGGCGAGCCCCGGTTGGCCCACCAGTTCCTCGAAGCACACTCCCGGAGGAGCGAAATCCCTGGACGATGCCGGAACCAGGGTGACCCCGAGCCCGGCGGCTACGAACGCCAGCAGGGCGGGCGCCTGACTGGCGAACTGGGTGATCCTCGGATGGACGCCGGCACTTTCGTAGAGCCGCATGACCAGGTCGTAGAAGTAGCGGGCCTCGGCCGTCGAGTACATCATGAGCGGCAGCCCATCCAACTGCCGGAGGGATACGCCGTTCCCGCTTGCCAGTTCGTGTCCCTCGGGTAGTGCCGCAACGAGGCGGTCCTCCATGAAGGGGCGGGTGATAACGCCCGGCCGTGCAACGATCGGGCGCAGGAGGCCGATGTCGATCGAACCGCGGGACAGGGCGTCCAATTGATCCACGGATACGGCTTCACGCAGGACCAGCGAGACGCCCGGCATCTGGGCACCTGCCTTACGGAGGATCGCGGGCAGCGCAACCTGCCCGGCGATTGCTGTGTATCCGATGACTATGGACCCTGCCTCGCCGGTTGCCACGCGCCGCACGTCGAGGGAGGTCTTGCTGCAAAGGTCCAGTACCCTGCGCGCGGCCGGCAGCAGCACCTTGCCCGCCGCCGTCAGTTCAACCTTCCGGCTGTTGCGTTCAAAGAGCTGTGCGTCCAGTTCCCGCTCAAGTAGTTGGATCTGCCGGCTGAGCGGGGGCTGTGTCATATTGAGGCGCGCTGCTGCGGCTCCGAAATGCAGTTCCTCGGCGACGGCGACGAAGGACTCCAGCTGAATGAGGGAGAACATGAATCCACTCCTTGCATGATTTCGTGCTGATTTTAGCTTGGACAGCATGAATTAGCGGCGTTTAGCGTGAACGGGATCACACTTTACGAGAGAGGAAGCCGATGCTGACTTCTGCAGGAGCCCGCACTGAGGAAAGCTCCCCGCACTATGGCCAGGCCGCCATCACCGGGGTCACCATTACCCCGGTAGCGTTCGTAGACCCGCCCCTGCTCAATACGGTCGGGGTCCACGAGCCGTTCGCATTGCGGGCAATCCTGCAGATCCATACCGATGCCGGAGTGACCGGACTTGGCGAGACCTACGGCGATACGGGCCATCTGGCGCGCCTGCAGCTTGCCGCCCACGCCCTCGCCGGCGCCGACCCCTTCAATGTCAACGACCTCCGAGCCAGGATCACCCGGGCGCTTGCTGCGGACACCAGCAAGGGCGGCCATGGCATGAGCGGCATGGTTACGGGATCCTCCACGGCGGACCGCGTGCTGTCACCGTTTGACGTCGCCGCCTTCGATATCCAGGGAAAGCTGCTTGGGGTGCCTGTCAGCACTTTGCTCGGGGGCGCGGTCCGGGATGCGGTTCCCTTCAGCGGTTACCTCTTCTACAAGTGGGCGGGGCACCCCGGACAGGACGACGACAGCTGGGGGGCGGCGCTCGATCCCGAAGGAATCGTGGCGCAGGCTCAGCGCATGGTCTCGGGCTACGGCTTTTCTGCGCTCAAGCTCAAGGGCGGCGTGTTTGCACCGGACCAGGAGGCCGCGGCTATTGAGGCGCTGCGTGCAGAGTTCCCCGAACTTGCCCTGCGGATCGATCCCAACGCCGCCTGGACCGTGGATACCTCAATCTCGATCGGGCGCCGCCTGGAGGGAGTGCTTGAGTACCTCGAGGACCCCACGCCCGGCATCGAAGGCATGGCCGAAGTCCGCCGGAACGTGCCGATGCCGCTGGCTACGAACATGTGCGTGGTGAGCTTCGCCGACGTGCCGCCGGCCGTGTCGGCAGGTTCGGTGGACGTCGTTCTCTCGGACCACCATTTCTGGGGAGGGCTACGCCGGTCCCAGACGCTGGCCGGCATCGCAGAGACCTTTGCACTGGGGCTGTCCATGCACTCCAACTCCCACCTGGGCATCAGCCTGGCCGCCATGGTGCACCTGGCAGCGGCCACGCCCAACCTCGACTACGCCTGTGACACCCACTGGCCCTGGAAGCGGGAAGACGAGGACGTTGTCCTTCCGGGAGCCCTGACCTTCAAGGACGGTAGCGTTGCGGTTCCCACATCGCCGGGTCTCGGCGTTGAACTCGACCCGGAGGCGCTCGAGCGCCTGCACCGCCAGTACGTTGCCAGCGGCATCACGGAACGCGATGACACCGGCTACATGCAGCGTGTGCAGCCGAACTATGAGCTCAAGAGCCCGCGGTGGTGAGCGCCCCCAGCTCCGCAGCAGAACCTGCGCCCGCGGAGACAAGCACGCTGAAAGTAGCGGTTACTGACCCGATCATCACCCGCTTCGCCGACCACCTGACGGCGGGCGCCCCCGATCACGAGTGGATCTTTACGGATGGCACGGCGAAGGCCGAGCGGACAGCCATCCTGGCAGGCGCCGACGTCGTTGTCTGTTCCCGCATGGAAGCCGAAGAGGCCGCAGCTTGTACCGCTCGCCTGGTGCAGGTGACGGGAGCAGGTTTGGACCGGGTTGCCGTGGCCTCGCTTCCGGAGACCGTGGCCGTAGCCAACACCTTCCACCATGAACGCTCCATCGCCGAGCATGTGCTGATGTCCATCTTGATGCTCAGCAGGAGGCTGCCCGTAGCCGATGAGGAGCTGCGCGCCGGAGTGTGGCGTACGATCGCCACCGACCCCGACGTCCCGCTGCACCGCACCCTGGACACGATGACGCTTGGGGTTGTGGGCTACGGCGGTATCGGCAGTGAGACAGCCCGCCTCGCCGCCGCGCTCGGGATGGACATAGTGGCCGTCCGTAGCCGCCCGGAGGCGCCCCTGCCCGACGACGGCGCCCGCCCCCGCTGGGTGGGCGGCATCGGTGAGCTGCCCCGCCTGCTGGCGGAGTCCGACGTCGTCGTTGTCACTGTTCCGCTGACCGCAGCGACCGAGGGAATGATCGGAGTGCCGGAATTCGCGGCCATGCGGCCGGACGCCCTGCTGGTCAATGTTGCCCGTGGGCCTGTGGTTGACCAGGCCGCTCTGTATGGGGCGCTGCTGGAACGTCGGATCGGAGGTGCAGCCATAGACGTCTGGTGGGGTGCACCGGCCGCGGGACGGACACCGCCCGCCGATTTCGCGTTCGGTGAGCTGCCCAACGTGGTGCTGACACCACACTATTCGGGCCATGCCCGGTCGACCTTCGAACAGCGGGCCCGGGACATCGCAGAGAACGTGAACCGACTGGCCGCCGGTGGGCAACTGATCAACCGGGTGAGGTGAGGATGCAGCGGGGTTGCTAGCCGCCGGCGAGCAGCCGGATGATCAGCAGCCCCGCTCCACCTCCTGCAGCAAGCAGGGCAACCAACCGCAGCCGCCCGGCGTCGAGGAACCTGTTGAGCCAGCGCGAGATGCCGAAACCGAGAAGTACCACGGGAGCCAACCAGAGGAACGCGCTGAGGATCTCCGCGGTGACGGTGCCGGCAAGGGCCAGCAGGCCGACCGAGACAAGCGAACCGACGAGGAAGAAAGCACTCATCGTGCCGCGAAGCCGTGCCGGCGGTTGGCCTTGCCAGACGATCGCCATCGGGGCGCCTCCGATTGAGGTTGCCGTTCCCATAATGCCCGACAGCCCGCCCGCAGCAATCAGTGCGGGTCGGGTAGGAGCGGGGCGCCATCCGAGGAACGCGGAACCGACTCCGACCAGCACGCTGACCGCGACCAGCCAGGAGAGCGCGGCGGAAGACATAGCCACCGCCAGCCAGGCACCGACCACGCTGCCCGGAATCCTGCCCGCCAGCGCCCATGCAGCGCCGCGAAGGTCCAGGTGTGCGCGCTCGCGGAAGGTCACAAGCATGGTCACCAGGCACGCAAGCATCACTACCAGTGCGGGTAACAGTTCAGGCGCGATGAGGGCGATCACGGGTGCGGCAACCAGTCCGGCCCCGAAGCCGATGGAACCCTGAAGGGCGGTGGCGGCACAGACCGCCACCGCCAGGATGGTTAGTTCTCCCGGGCTCACGAACCGGCAGGGACAGGCGCGAGCCCGGCCTCTGCGGCATCCGCGAGTGGGAAGTGGCATTCGGCTGCGTGAATCGAAGGAACCTGTCCGGTCCGGATGGAAGGAACGCCCAGGTGCACCCTTCCCGCCTGCTCGGCGGTCTGCGCGGGCGGTGCAACACGTGCGCAGATGTCCTGCGCCTTCCAGCATCGGGTCCGGAACCTGCACCCCGACGGCGGATCCAGGGGAGAGGGCAGCTCGCCGCGCAGCACAATCCGCTCGGTCGGGCGATCTGCAGCGTTCAGCTTGGGCGAGGCCGACATGAGCGCTGCGGTGTAGGGGTGCAGCGGGCGCTCGAACACGTCCTCGGTGATGCCGGTTTCGATGATCCGGCCAAGGTACATCACAGCCACGCGGTCAGTGACGTGGCGGACCACGGACAGATCGTGCGAGATGAAGATGTAGCTCACTCCCAGTTTCTGCTGCAGCTCGTTCAGCAGGTTCAGCACCTGGGCCTGTACGGACAGGTCCAGTGCGGACACGGGCTCGTCCAGGATGATCAGCTCGGGATTGAGCGCAAGCGCCCGCGCGATACCGATGCGCTGGCGCTGGCCGCCGGAGAATTCCTGCGGCGACTTCTTGGCATCGGATGCCCTCAGGCCCACCAGTTCCAGCAACTCGTGGAGGCGGGCCTGGCGTTCGGAAGACGAGCGGAACAGGTCGCGGTGCGTGGCCCACGGCTCGGAGATGATTTCACCGGCGGTCATGCGGGCGTTCAGTGACGCAAACGGGTCCTGGAACACCATCTGTACCCTGCGCCGCCAGGCAAGCAGCTCCTTGCCCCGCAGACTGAAGGGGTCGGCGCCGTCGAAGGTGACCGTGCCGGCGTCGGGCTTTTCCAGCAGCATCAGGGTGCGGGCAAGAGTGGACTTTCCACAGCCGGACTCGCCCACCAGGCCGAGGGTCTCCCCGCGGCCCACGGACAGGTTGATGCCGTCCAGCGCACGCAGCTCGTTGCTGCCGGAGCCGCTGCGGGCAACGTGGAAGATCTTGGTGACGTCGCGGACCTCGAGGGCGGCAGTTTCGGCCTTCTGGTCACGCTCTAGCTGAGCGGTCATGCTCGGACTTCCTTCAGTGACGTCTCGGGATTGAGAAGTTCGGAAAAATGGCAGGCGGCGGAGCGCCCAGGAGCGGTTTCCCGCAGGGCCGGGCGTTTTGCGCGGCACAGTTCCTGCACCAGCGGGCAGCGGTCCTGGTAGACGCAGCCGGGCGGGATGTTCTTCAGCTCCGGTGGGCTGCCGGGAATCGACGAGAGCGTTGAGCCGCGCTCGGCGTCCGTCGGCACCGACTCAAGCAGTCCCTTGGTGTACGGGTGCTTGGGGTCGGCAAAGACCTCGTCAACCGGGCCCGATTCGACGACGTTCCCGGCATACATCACGCACACGGTGTCGGCCTCTTCGGCGACGACGGCGAGGTCGTGCGTGATGAGCACAACCGCCATGTCCTCTTCTTCGCGTAGGCGGCGCAGCAGATCCATGATCTGTGCCTGCACGGTAACGTCCAGCGCGGTGGTCGGCTCATCGGCGATGAGCAGCCGCGGGCTGAGGGCCACCGCTATTGCGATGAGGATGCGCTGGCGCATGCCTCCGGAGAACTGGTGCGGATAGGAATCCACGCGCGACTCAGGCTGGGGGATACCCACGCGAGCCATCAGCTTGATGGCCTCCTGCCGGGCTTCGGAGGCGGAAAGGCCGCGGTGGATCCGGAACGCTTCGCCGATCTGCACGCCTACGGGGTAGACGGGGTTCAGCGCGGTCAGCGCGTCCTGGAACACGATTCCCAGCTCAGAGCCGGCGATCTTCCGCCGCTGTTTAGCGTTCATGGGGGCGAGGTCCTTGCCCTCGAGCTCCATGGAGCCGCCAGCGACGTGGGCTACCGGGTCCAGGACTCCGGCGATCGCCTTGGCCGTCATGGACTTGCCGCAGCCGGATTCACCCAGAAGGGCGAGTGTTTCGCCTGCGCGGGCCTCGAAGCCTGCCGAGCTGACCGCCCGTACCGTTCCGAACGGAGTGCGGATGTCCACGTTGAGTCCGTCGACCTTGAGGACCACGGGATGGGTGCCCTCGGAGTGGCGGGTGGGTGCAGTTGTTTCCGTCATGGTCACTTTGACTCCTTGGCAGCAAGGCGGGTCACAAATTTTTTGCGGCCCGGGAGGGCGAGGCGCCAGCGCTGTCCGGGATCGGTCGCGATGCGCAGCCAGGCGGCGAGCATGTTCGCTGCGATCGCCGTGATCACGATGGCGAGGCCCGGGAAGATGGACAGCCACCAGGCGGTCTGCAGGTACTGCCGTCCCTGGGCCACCATGAGGCCCCAGGAGACATCCGGCGGCTGGATACCGATCCCGAGGAAGGACAGCGAGGACTCGGCGAGCATCACATAGCAGAACTCGAGGGTGGCCAGCGTGAGCAGGGTGGGCGTAACCACCGGGACCACGTGGCGACGGATGATCGCGTTGGGCTTGGCGCCGAAGGTGCGGGCCGCGTCCACGAAGGTGCGGCTTTGCAGCTCGGCTGACTCGGCCCGTGCCGTCCTGAGGTAGATCGGGATACGGGTCAGGGCGAGAATGAGCACGATGTTCGCGATCGAGGGGTTGAAGACATACAGCACGACGACGGCGAGCAGCAGGGAGGGGAAGCTCATGATCACGTCGGCGATGCGCATCGAGACGTTCTCGCGCCAGCCGCGGTGGTAGCCGGCCCAGATTCCCCACAGGGAACCGATCAGAAGGGCAATCGCCACAGCGGGGATGGCAACCAGGAGCGTGGTTTGGGTGGCGACAACGAGCCGCGCCAGAACCGACCGGCCCAGTGAATCCGAACCGAGGAGATACTCCCAGCCGTTGGCTGGGTCGAACGGGGCCTTGTTTGCGAACAGCAGGTTCTGGCGCGTTGCCAGTTCCCCCATCAGCATCGGCCCGAAAACAGCGGTTGCCAGCACAATGAGCAGGATGATCGCTCCCGCTGAGGCGAACTTGTCGCGGAGCAGCATGCGCAGCATGCTCGGGTGGTTGTTCTTGGCGGCGGTGCCCTTGCTCCTGGAACTTCCGTGGGCCCCGGCTGCGGTGCTAGAGGTTCGAGTCATCGTCTTCTCCTATGCCTGGGCTGTCGCGGTAGGCGTGGGGTCGGCGGGAGCAGCCGGCCGGGCGGGTGCCTTCTTCCGTCGGGCTGAGGCGCTTGCCGGCCGAACCCGCGGGTCAAGCAATGCGTAGGCAAGGTCGATCAGGATGTTCAGCACGAAGATGGCGATTGCGGTCAGCAGTACGGCGGCCTGGAGAACCGCGAAGTCGCGCTGCAGGATGGAGTCGATCATCAGCTTTCCGATTCCCGGCCAACCGAAGATGGTCTCGACGACGACCGCGCCGTTGACGAGCCCCACCATGAGGTCACCGGCAACGGTGAGGGCCGGAGCTGCCGCGTTGCGTAGCGCGTGCCGGGTGACAACCCGCTTCTGCGACGCGCCCTTGCTGCGGGCGAGCTTGATGTAGGGCTCGGACAGTGCGGACACCATTGCCCCGCGCACCACCTGGACCAGCGCCCCGAAGGGCCGCATCACCAGGGTGGCTATGGGCAGTATCCATGCCTCGGCTCCGACGACGCCGGAGGTCGGCAGCCAGCCGAGGGAGATCGCGAAGATCCAGATGCCGACGATGGCGAGCCAGAAGTCCGGGATGGAGGCCGCTGCCATCGACACGAAGCTGGCGATCCGGTCCGCGATCCCGTTGGGCTTCAGGGCCGCCCAGCTTCCCACAATGACCGCCAGGACGATGGCCAAAATCATTGTGGTGAGAGCCAGCTGAAGGGTGGCCGGGAAAGCCCGCAGCGCCATTGCCGCCGCGGACTCTCCCGTCCGGAGAGAGGTGCCGAAATCCAGCTGCAGCACGCCGCCGAAGTAGTCGGCCATCTGCACCAGCAGAGGCTGGTCCAGGCCGTTTCGCGTTGCGAAGTCCTCGCGCATCTGCTCGGTGGCGTTCAACGGCAGATACAGGCTGGCCGGGTTACCGGTCATCCTTGCCAGCGCGAAGACTCCGATCACAACTACAACCAGCGGCAATGCGCTGGAAACGATACGTTTCCGCAGATAGGTCAGCATGGCTTCCCCCTCCTATTCCACTCCGTT of Arthrobacter sp. JZ12 contains these proteins:
- a CDS encoding FadR/GntR family transcriptional regulator, with protein sequence MKQTLAVSLVDSLRRRIIDGTIPSGEKLPSESALIAEFGVSRTVVREAISRLQAEGLVHTRRGSGSFALTPPASEEESGGGGMRRPRTLTERRSLLAFRAGVESEAAALAASLRRPEHLEALDAALAAFRAAGNHAATAVSCDFAFHRAVAEASGNFYFVDALEALGPAMIAMPPQRLDPADDGGQSARLQRVAAEHAAVRSAIAAGDPLTAAAAMRLHLANSRERLDVESGAS
- a CDS encoding universal stress protein; this translates as MSIMVGYVPTPVGEAAVASAISEAKLRDQELLIVNSVREGSRVDKSVASDEDLQRLKDAADSAGVSARVLRPSHRDDLADEILELASEHDVSLIVIGLRQRSQVGKFIMGSHAQRILLQADRPVLAVKPSENH
- a CDS encoding tripartite tricarboxylate transporter permease, which produces MEFLNPVINGFGVVLDPQNLLYCLLGVVIGMLIGVLPGLGPAATIAILLPLTYGIEPVTAIIMLAGIFYGAQYGGTITSVLLRLPGEASSVVTVFDGYVLARQGKAGTALGIAAIGSFIGGTVAIIGLTLLAPLVASFALDFGPPEYTALALLGILLVATISGGSKIKALIAAAVGLLLATVGRDFITGAERYTFGNLNLADGLDFVPIAMGLFGVGEILYNLEERHRAASAPAKVANVWPSRADLRKSSGAIGRGSVLGFFLGILPGGGATISSMAAYAVEKKRSKNPERFGKGAVEGVAGPETANNAAATSSFIPLLTLGIPANATMAIIFGALLIQGVTPGPQLVSEDPELFWGVVNSMYIGNILLLIMSIPLVGLFVRILRVRGAILAPITALITILGAYTIRNSMFDVLLVVLFGALGYLMKKFGFEPGPLVLAFVLGELLESNLRRSLLILDGDVTGFATRPITAVLLVIFVFVALSPMVQSALNKRKHRATARVTADS
- a CDS encoding tripartite tricarboxylate transporter TctB family protein; translation: MSIAMEPKRTNDAENRMTDEVTEVTEAVDANTADRTGGSHRIGGTEDNRQYTDFEGPAPILTPEELAAEWAAESPPPSGPIANLAASLVAVAVGVGGMVLAVGLGLGSPAQPGSGTWPFIICLIITVLALAQLVVGRRGGLDGEKFSPLSRMALFGFLSLLGLVWLMPVIGFEVPALLLCFIWMKFLGGETWRAATLYSVLIVAAFYAIFILGLGTNIPHLL
- a CDS encoding tripartite tricarboxylate transporter substrate binding protein, which encodes MKESFTRRTMLATTAAAGVLALSACGGNVGGGGDAAEAEFPSGPVTITVGQDAGGSTDRIARQVAEGMAEDLGVAVPVVNKAGANGALATKEVAAMEPNGENLVLLNATLITITSLTVPEGEAVSLDDLDVIAGLSQDDYVLVASKESGIENLEDVKAASGDLNFGTTGVGTGSQLAQAVLFAQAEIEGTAVPFDSGSPALTAVMGDQVDVATIQLGEALPQIEAGTVTPIVTFAEERSEFLQDVPTAVEEGFDVPVSQYRALAAPKGLPEDVKARLVESVEATQATDAYKEFNESNILAPWEVSGEEVVEEWNALAEQYKALIEEYDISLTE
- a CDS encoding LysR substrate-binding domain-containing protein produces the protein MFSLIQLESFVAVAEELHFGAAAARLNMTQPPLSRQIQLLERELDAQLFERNSRKVELTAAGKVLLPAARRVLDLCSKTSLDVRRVATGEAGSIVIGYTAIAGQVALPAILRKAGAQMPGVSLVLREAVSVDQLDALSRGSIDIGLLRPIVARPGVITRPFMEDRLVAALPEGHELASGNGVSLRQLDGLPLMMYSTAEARYFYDLVMRLYESAGVHPRITQFASQAPALLAFVAAGLGVTLVPASSRDFAPPGVCFEELVGQPGLADLNRADLDVAWSESTTNPAVIRLLDIILEEGSGLADAGPSHSF
- a CDS encoding glucarate dehydratase family protein, translated to MLTSAGARTEESSPHYGQAAITGVTITPVAFVDPPLLNTVGVHEPFALRAILQIHTDAGVTGLGETYGDTGHLARLQLAAHALAGADPFNVNDLRARITRALAADTSKGGHGMSGMVTGSSTADRVLSPFDVAAFDIQGKLLGVPVSTLLGGAVRDAVPFSGYLFYKWAGHPGQDDDSWGAALDPEGIVAQAQRMVSGYGFSALKLKGGVFAPDQEAAAIEALRAEFPELALRIDPNAAWTVDTSISIGRRLEGVLEYLEDPTPGIEGMAEVRRNVPMPLATNMCVVSFADVPPAVSAGSVDVVLSDHHFWGGLRRSQTLAGIAETFALGLSMHSNSHLGISLAAMVHLAAATPNLDYACDTHWPWKREDEDVVLPGALTFKDGSVAVPTSPGLGVELDPEALERLHRQYVASGITERDDTGYMQRVQPNYELKSPRW
- a CDS encoding 2-hydroxyacid dehydrogenase, which codes for MSAPSSAAEPAPAETSTLKVAVTDPIITRFADHLTAGAPDHEWIFTDGTAKAERTAILAGADVVVCSRMEAEEAAACTARLVQVTGAGLDRVAVASLPETVAVANTFHHERSIAEHVLMSILMLSRRLPVADEELRAGVWRTIATDPDVPLHRTLDTMTLGVVGYGGIGSETARLAAALGMDIVAVRSRPEAPLPDDGARPRWVGGIGELPRLLAESDVVVVTVPLTAATEGMIGVPEFAAMRPDALLVNVARGPVVDQAALYGALLERRIGGAAIDVWWGAPAAGRTPPADFAFGELPNVVLTPHYSGHARSTFEQRARDIAENVNRLAAGGQLINRVR